From the Synechococcus sp. HK01-R genome, one window contains:
- a CDS encoding phenylpyruvate tautomerase MIF-related protein — protein sequence MPLINVRTSLPAVKDGSALLQELSTALAEQTGKPEAYVMTLLETGVPMTFAGSADPCAYVEVKSIGALRPPAMTAAFCELIQSRTGIPANRIYIGFDDVQASCWGWNGSTFG from the coding sequence ATGCCTTTGATCAACGTGCGCACCTCGTTGCCTGCCGTCAAAGACGGCTCCGCGCTGTTGCAGGAGCTGTCGACGGCATTGGCCGAGCAGACCGGCAAGCCGGAGGCTTATGTGATGACCCTGCTGGAGACCGGCGTGCCCATGACCTTCGCCGGTAGCGCTGACCCCTGTGCCTATGTGGAGGTCAAGTCGATCGGTGCCCTGCGGCCGCCGGCGATGACCGCCGCATTTTGTGAGCTCATCCAGAGCCGCACGGGTATTCCCGCCAATCGCATCTACATCGGCTTTGACGATGTGCAAGCCAGCTGCTGGGGCTGGAACGGTTCAACCTTCGGTTGA
- a CDS encoding DUF924 family protein: MNNQQAAAAVLRFWFEECRPRQWFQQSDAFDGEVRSRFGPLTMEALAGQLTAWGEEPDSGLALVLLLDQFSRQLYRDQPEAFSGDAAALALSRQALTCGWLSDEASRPRRQFWLMPFLHSETLADLEEGIPLLERFSDPATAAVARRNRELLLRFGRYPHRNAALGRLSTAEEESYLLTRHLPQCDCCGKAGPLHYRVRSDARPEWRLACPECWEPISRQPGYRYGGTRKANRRQRQR, translated from the coding sequence GTGAACAACCAGCAGGCCGCTGCCGCTGTGCTTCGGTTCTGGTTTGAAGAATGCCGGCCCCGTCAGTGGTTCCAACAAAGCGATGCCTTTGATGGGGAGGTTCGCAGCCGCTTTGGCCCCCTGACCATGGAGGCCCTTGCCGGCCAACTGACGGCATGGGGAGAGGAGCCGGACAGCGGGCTGGCCTTGGTGCTGCTGTTGGATCAGTTCAGTCGACAGCTGTATCGGGATCAGCCCGAGGCCTTCAGTGGCGATGCAGCGGCCCTGGCCCTGAGCCGTCAGGCGCTGACCTGCGGCTGGTTGTCAGACGAAGCATCCCGCCCGCGACGACAGTTCTGGTTGATGCCCTTTCTGCACAGCGAAACCCTCGCTGACCTGGAGGAGGGGATTCCGTTGCTCGAGCGCTTCAGCGATCCTGCAACTGCCGCCGTGGCACGAAGGAACAGGGAGCTTCTCCTGCGTTTCGGCCGGTACCCCCATCGCAATGCAGCCCTGGGGCGACTCTCCACTGCCGAGGAGGAGAGCTATCTGCTGACGCGTCACTTGCCCCAGTGCGACTGCTGCGGCAAGGCAGGCCCCCTCCACTACCGCGTGCGCAGCGATGCACGGCCTGAGTGGCGACTCGCCTGCCCTGAATGCTGGGAACCAATCAGCCGACAGCCCGGCTACCGCTACGGCGGCACCCGCAAGGCCAACCGCCGTCAACGCCAACGTTGA
- a CDS encoding glycosyltransferase family 2 protein has product MDASWLITAFFLISASAAALGLVTLLIGLQRTFATAPELDAESTDYGGDPIDTSLTVVIPAFNEAANIEACLRTVLTSASPCQQWKVLVVDDESSDATLAIARAEMSQLECKSSGENPEGQVIAAGPRPEGERWVGKNWACSQAMHEVSSGWVLFIDADVRLAPDAIRRALHQATREEADLFSLAPRLVCSCLAEWMVQPIMASLLGLGFPIQETNEPDSSVAFAAGPFMLFRREAYEAIGGHRALAAEVVEDLALARRIKHGGYRLRYRLGLDAVELHMYASFSALWEGWSKNWFLGLDGSILKALSAGGVVLLMFSTPWLVVPGALVMDRLLPAGPLQTCWQAITVLGLVGIGLQLGLRLWTLKRFALPLKHWWLMGAGGLIVAGLAPTSVWRSLTGQGWTWKGRSLSS; this is encoded by the coding sequence ATGGACGCCAGCTGGCTGATCACCGCATTCTTTTTGATCTCGGCCTCGGCCGCCGCACTGGGGCTGGTGACGTTGCTGATTGGCCTCCAGCGCACCTTTGCAACGGCACCGGAACTGGATGCCGAATCCACGGATTACGGCGGCGATCCGATCGACACCAGCCTCACAGTGGTGATTCCGGCTTTCAACGAAGCCGCCAACATTGAAGCCTGCCTGAGAACTGTGCTGACCAGCGCGTCTCCCTGCCAACAGTGGAAGGTTCTGGTCGTGGATGATGAGTCGAGCGATGCAACCCTGGCAATCGCCAGGGCAGAAATGAGCCAACTCGAGTGCAAGAGCTCGGGCGAAAACCCTGAAGGCCAGGTGATCGCAGCGGGCCCGCGGCCAGAAGGCGAGCGCTGGGTGGGCAAGAACTGGGCCTGCAGCCAGGCGATGCATGAGGTCTCCAGTGGCTGGGTGCTGTTCATCGATGCCGATGTGCGCCTAGCCCCTGACGCCATCCGCCGCGCCCTGCATCAGGCGACCAGAGAGGAGGCGGATTTGTTCAGCCTTGCGCCCCGCCTGGTCTGCAGCTGTCTGGCGGAGTGGATGGTCCAGCCCATCATGGCCAGCCTGCTGGGCCTGGGGTTTCCGATTCAAGAAACCAATGAACCCGACTCCAGCGTGGCCTTTGCCGCCGGGCCCTTCATGCTCTTCCGACGGGAGGCCTATGAGGCCATCGGAGGCCACCGTGCCCTTGCCGCAGAAGTGGTGGAAGACCTGGCACTCGCCCGCCGCATCAAGCATGGGGGCTATCGGCTGCGTTACCGCCTGGGGCTTGATGCCGTGGAGCTGCACATGTATGCCAGCTTCAGCGCCCTCTGGGAGGGGTGGAGCAAAAACTGGTTTCTTGGCCTCGATGGAAGCATCCTCAAAGCCCTCAGTGCCGGCGGTGTGGTTCTGCTGATGTTCAGCACGCCCTGGCTGGTGGTTCCGGGTGCCCTGGTGATGGATCGACTCCTGCCGGCTGGCCCTCTACAGACCTGTTGGCAGGCCATCACCGTTTTGGGCCTGGTGGGTATCGGCCTGCAGCTGGGGTTGAGGCTCTGGACCCTGAAGAGATTCGCCCTACCGCTGAAGCATTGGTGGCTGATGGGCGCCGGCGGTCTGATCGTGGCCGGCTTGGCACCGACATCGGTCTGGCGCAGCCTCACCGGTCAGGGCTGGACCTGGAAGGGGCGATCCCTCAGCTCATGA
- a CDS encoding inorganic diphosphatase — MANLDQAPSRSMPNLLHVLPAFADEAELRLNTIVELNSNTINKYELITETGHLKLDRVGYSSLAYPFAYGCIPRTWDEDGDPLDIEIVNVTEPLIPGSVVEARIIGIMTFDDGGEVDDKVIAVLADDKRMDHIKSFEDLGEHWKKETTYYWEHYKDLKKPGTCRVNGFFGTEKAVEIIKSCEARYMAEIDPKLVD; from the coding sequence ATGGCCAACCTTGACCAGGCCCCGAGCCGCAGCATGCCCAACCTGCTGCATGTGCTGCCGGCCTTCGCCGATGAGGCGGAGCTCCGCCTGAACACGATCGTGGAGCTCAACTCCAACACGATCAACAAGTATGAGCTGATCACTGAGACCGGTCATCTGAAGCTGGACCGTGTCGGCTACTCCTCCCTGGCCTACCCCTTCGCCTACGGCTGCATTCCCCGGACCTGGGACGAGGACGGCGATCCCCTCGACATTGAGATCGTCAACGTGACCGAGCCTCTGATCCCTGGATCCGTGGTGGAAGCTCGCATCATCGGCATCATGACCTTTGATGATGGCGGTGAGGTGGACGACAAGGTGATCGCTGTGCTGGCCGATGACAAGCGCATGGATCACATCAAGAGCTTCGAGGATCTCGGCGAGCACTGGAAGAAGGAAACCACCTACTACTGGGAGCATTACAAGGATCTCAAGAAGCCTGGCACCTGCAGGGTGAATGGCTTTTTCGGTACCGAGAAGGCCGTGGAGATCATCAAGAGCTGCGAGGCTCGTTACATGGCCGAGATCGATCCCAAGTTGGTCGACTGA
- a CDS encoding L,D-transpeptidase, producing the protein MSTRSVPLPRPVVLGALLGLALPVCSAAAAVAAPQLGPGPLAVLPAAPTTRIELDLRTRRISVIRNGERLGPWPVAIGDPKTPTPAGVFQVENKRVNPQYQSTKSGKVHPVTGPASPLGHRWIGFLQHGPNQFGIHGTPWPHWVKIRAAVSNGCVRMLNAHVQQLYDLVDVGTPVVITR; encoded by the coding sequence ATGTCTACTCGCTCTGTGCCTCTTCCTCGACCGGTTGTGCTCGGCGCCCTGCTGGGGCTGGCCCTTCCGGTGTGCTCGGCTGCTGCCGCGGTCGCAGCGCCCCAGCTCGGGCCTGGCCCCCTCGCCGTGTTGCCGGCAGCTCCCACCACCCGGATTGAGCTGGATCTGCGGACGCGGCGCATCAGCGTGATCCGCAACGGTGAGCGCCTCGGCCCCTGGCCCGTGGCGATTGGTGACCCGAAAACGCCAACGCCGGCTGGGGTCTTCCAGGTGGAAAACAAGCGGGTCAATCCCCAGTATCAGAGCACCAAGTCAGGCAAGGTGCATCCCGTCACTGGACCTGCCAGCCCCCTCGGCCACCGCTGGATCGGTTTTCTCCAACATGGCCCGAATCAGTTCGGAATCCATGGCACCCCCTGGCCCCATTGGGTGAAGATCCGCGCCGCGGTCTCCAATGGCTGCGTGCGCATGCTCAACGCTCACGTGCAGCAGCTCTATGACCTGGTCGATGTTGGAACGCCGGTGGTGATCACGCGCTGA
- a CDS encoding MarC family protein, with the protein MSLLHTAEGIVPLGIPLLAGPGTLTVVIADPAAASMGGKLGLSLVVLLLTVVVYLIFDAGEMLSSKISSSALKVLTKIMGLLLTAIAVQMLFSGLSAGFPVLLQHGVSS; encoded by the coding sequence ATGTCTCTGCTGCACACAGCGGAGGGAATCGTGCCCTTGGGCATCCCTCTGCTGGCGGGCCCTGGCACCCTCACCGTGGTGATCGCTGACCCTGCGGCCGCGAGCATGGGCGGCAAGCTGGGCCTAAGCCTGGTGGTGCTGCTGCTCACCGTGGTGGTGTATTTGATCTTCGACGCCGGCGAGATGCTGTCTTCAAAGATCAGCAGTTCAGCGCTGAAGGTGCTCACCAAGATCATGGGCCTGCTGCTTACGGCGATCGCCGTGCAGATGCTGTTCAGCGGCCTGAGCGCCGGCTTCCCGGTGCTTCTTCAGCATGGCGTGAGCAGTTGA
- the hemC gene encoding hydroxymethylbilane synthase, which translates to MALEHLRIASRRSQLAMVQTNWVKAELEKAHPGLAISVEAMATQGDKILDVALAKIGDKGLFTKELEAQMLVGRAEIAVHSLKDLPTNLPEGLMLGCITEREDPADALVVNAKNADYKLETLPEGSVVGTSSLRRLAQLRHHYPHLEFKDVRGNVITRLEKLDAGDYDCLILAAAGLSRLGFGDRIHQIIPSAISLHAVGQGALGIECVEGKPEVLELIKVLEHGPTASRCLAERAFLRELEGGCQVPIGVNTCIEGDELILTGMVASLDGLRLIRDERRGAVSSAEDLGKGLADDLKSRGAGEILKEIFASVRPEA; encoded by the coding sequence ATGGCCCTCGAGCACCTGCGCATCGCCTCCCGCCGCAGCCAGCTGGCCATGGTGCAGACCAATTGGGTGAAGGCGGAGCTTGAGAAAGCCCACCCTGGTCTGGCGATCTCCGTGGAAGCCATGGCCACCCAGGGCGACAAGATCCTGGATGTCGCCCTGGCCAAGATCGGCGACAAGGGTCTGTTCACGAAGGAGCTGGAAGCTCAGATGCTGGTGGGGCGCGCCGAGATCGCCGTGCACTCACTCAAGGATCTACCCACCAACCTGCCGGAAGGCCTGATGCTGGGCTGCATCACTGAACGGGAGGATCCCGCCGACGCCTTGGTGGTGAACGCCAAAAATGCCGACTACAAGCTGGAGACCTTGCCGGAGGGATCCGTGGTGGGCACCAGCTCCCTTCGCCGCCTGGCTCAACTGCGCCATCACTACCCGCACCTTGAGTTCAAGGATGTGCGCGGCAACGTGATCACCCGTCTGGAAAAACTGGATGCCGGCGACTACGACTGCCTCATCCTTGCTGCAGCTGGCCTCAGCCGGCTCGGCTTCGGGGATCGCATTCACCAGATCATCCCCAGCGCCATCTCCCTTCATGCCGTTGGCCAAGGCGCCCTTGGGATCGAATGCGTGGAAGGCAAGCCGGAGGTGCTGGAGCTGATCAAGGTGCTGGAACACGGTCCAACCGCCTCCCGCTGTCTGGCGGAGCGAGCTTTTCTGCGTGAACTCGAAGGCGGCTGTCAGGTGCCGATTGGCGTGAACACCTGCATCGAGGGTGACGAGCTGATCCTCACCGGCATGGTGGCCAGCCTTGATGGCCTACGCCTGATCCGTGATGAGCGTCGCGGAGCGGTGAGCAGCGCCGAGGACCTTGGCAAAGGTCTTGCCGACGACTTGAAATCCCGCGGCGCAGGAGAGATTCTGAAAGAGATTTTTGCTTCGGTGCGTCCCGAAGCCTGA
- a CDS encoding DUF6561 domain-containing protein: MPGPVVNGVRHDAGSTEPGAPAARSSAVPSGAGEAQAFLPVLAEGTIRLLLLTSGQLVMARLRQTSDGDGERAYQLLRPLLVEAKTAADGTQAGCGWVLAPFLDGLTAQKNLVLFKGAIASILEPEPRLIQAYTIRTNQECPPAETPVERLKRAFQEFTESIEG; this comes from the coding sequence ATGCCGGGACCCGTGGTCAACGGAGTGCGTCATGACGCTGGCTCCACCGAGCCTGGAGCTCCAGCAGCACGTTCCTCGGCAGTCCCATCAGGTGCCGGGGAAGCCCAGGCCTTCCTTCCGGTGCTGGCGGAGGGAACGATCCGACTGCTCCTGCTCACCAGTGGTCAGCTGGTGATGGCCCGCCTTCGCCAGACCAGCGACGGTGATGGTGAGAGGGCCTACCAGCTCCTGAGGCCCCTGCTGGTGGAGGCGAAGACCGCAGCCGATGGCACCCAGGCCGGTTGCGGTTGGGTTCTCGCACCGTTTCTCGATGGCCTCACGGCTCAGAAGAATCTGGTGCTGTTCAAGGGAGCGATCGCGTCGATTCTTGAGCCTGAGCCTCGTTTGATTCAGGCCTACACCATCCGCACCAACCAGGAGTGCCCTCCGGCCGAGACCCCAGTGGAGCGGCTCAAGCGTGCTTTTCAGGAATTCACAGAGAGCATCGAGGGCTGA
- the rpoD gene encoding RNA polymerase sigma factor RpoD — translation MSPAATKTAAAKSAKAAAEKKPAIVMLADASGKAKDVKPPAKSTTKAKSTAAKSTAAKSTAAKSTATKAKSTAAKSTAARSTTKAKSSSSKSAAAKATDSKAAAAAAGNNLDAAADALLAAAGAAPAAKADAKAGSDAAEASAAKDAKAKALASIKIGPKGVYTEDSIRVYLQEIGRIRLLRPDEEIELARKIADLLLLEELAAQFESDNGRLPDTKEWAALVEMPLIKFRRRLMLGRRAKEKMVQSNLRLVVSIAKKYMNRGLSFQDLIQEGSLGLIRAAEKFDHEKGYKFSTYATWWIRQAITRAIADQSRTIRLPVHLYETISRIKKTTKVLSQEFGRKPTEEEIAESMEMTIEKLRFIAKSAQLPISLETPIGKEEDSRLGDFIEADIENPEQDVAKNLLREDLEGVLATLSPRERDVLRLRYGLDDGRMKTLEEIGQIFDVTRERIRQIEAKALRKLRHPNRNGVLKEYIK, via the coding sequence ATGAGCCCTGCTGCGACCAAAACTGCTGCGGCCAAATCGGCAAAAGCCGCTGCCGAAAAGAAGCCCGCCATCGTGATGCTGGCTGACGCCAGCGGCAAGGCGAAGGACGTGAAACCCCCGGCCAAGTCGACAACCAAGGCCAAGAGCACGGCTGCGAAGAGCACGGCTGCGAAGAGCACGGCTGCGAAGAGCACGGCGACCAAGGCCAAGAGCACTGCTGCGAAGAGCACGGCGGCCAGGTCCACAACCAAGGCGAAAAGCAGCAGCAGCAAATCTGCGGCTGCCAAAGCAACCGACAGCAAGGCAGCGGCTGCCGCCGCAGGCAACAATCTCGATGCCGCTGCTGATGCACTCCTGGCCGCGGCCGGCGCTGCCCCTGCAGCCAAGGCGGATGCCAAGGCCGGCAGTGATGCCGCCGAGGCGTCCGCCGCAAAAGATGCCAAGGCCAAGGCCTTGGCCAGCATCAAGATTGGCCCCAAAGGGGTCTATACCGAAGACTCAATCCGGGTTTACCTGCAGGAGATCGGCCGCATCCGTCTGCTCCGTCCGGATGAGGAAATCGAACTGGCCCGGAAAATTGCCGACCTGTTGCTGCTCGAGGAGCTGGCAGCTCAATTCGAGAGTGACAACGGTCGCCTGCCTGACACCAAGGAATGGGCAGCCCTGGTGGAAATGCCGCTGATCAAGTTCCGCCGCCGGCTGATGCTTGGCCGACGGGCCAAAGAAAAGATGGTGCAGTCCAACCTGCGCTTGGTGGTGTCGATTGCCAAGAAATACATGAACCGGGGCCTCAGCTTCCAGGACCTGATTCAGGAGGGAAGCCTGGGTTTGATCCGGGCCGCTGAAAAATTCGATCACGAGAAGGGCTACAAGTTCTCCACCTACGCCACCTGGTGGATTCGTCAGGCGATCACCCGCGCCATCGCCGACCAGAGCCGCACCATCCGGCTTCCGGTGCACCTCTACGAGACCATCTCACGCATCAAGAAAACCACCAAGGTGCTCAGCCAGGAATTCGGTCGCAAGCCGACCGAAGAAGAGATTGCTGAATCCATGGAGATGACGATCGAGAAACTGCGCTTCATCGCCAAAAGTGCTCAGCTTCCGATCTCTCTGGAAACCCCAATCGGCAAGGAGGAGGATTCCCGTCTGGGCGACTTCATCGAAGCCGACATTGAGAACCCCGAACAGGATGTGGCCAAGAACCTGCTCCGGGAAGACCTGGAGGGTGTGCTGGCCACCCTCAGCCCACGGGAGCGAGATGTTCTGCGTCTTCGCTATGGCCTCGATGACGGTCGCATGAAGACCCTTGAGGAGATCGGACAGATCTTCGATGTCACCCGGGAACGCATCCGCCAGATCGAAGCCAAGGCCCTGCGCAAACTGCGCCACCCCAACCGCAACGGCGTGCTCAAGGAATACATCAAGTAA
- the priA gene encoding primosomal protein N', protein MVEVVDVWLEAGRDGRSFTYADSLGLGVAPGDLVRVPLRGRSMQGLVIARRLATSTDADLGESLQAVQALLQPAAVDPAWRDWLDAMAIRCHTSPFRMLKAALPPGWLGQRVQPSSAGRRIWWVEALPLSDVGLPPRQAALHALLLERGGEWQRQLQQEGFGSQLMQALERRGAASRELRLAPAVTAAATPPAVPLDPELPQVLTEEQQRVLEAFAPQPAGGGMLLWGITGSGKTEVYLQLVARELAAGRHALVLTPEIGLIPQLVDRCRRRFGSSVLEYHSGCSDRERVSAWRRTLDTATPLVVVGTRSAVFLPLDPLGLIVLDEEHDSSYKQESPMPCYHARDLALERVRRLGGRVLLGSATPSLETWIQLEPRGPLALARLSRRISSQPLPPVHVIDMRQELQDGHRRLLSRPLMDRLALLPERGEQAVVLVPRRGYSSFLSCRSCGEVVQCPHCDVALTVHGQRPGRQWLRCHWCDHRAEITSACGHCGSLAFKPFGAGTQRVLERLSEELEGLRLLRFDRDTTGGRDGHRRLLERFAAGEADVLVGTQMLAKGMDLPRVTLAAVLAADGLLHRPDLRAGEQALQLLLQLAGRAGRGERPGQVLVQTYTPDHPVIRHLVDGRYERFLEEEEVVRREAALVPFSRACLLRLSGVSVSATATAASVLAERLRPLCQASGWLLLGPAPAPVARVAGRSRWQLLLHGPSGTDLPLPPGSALWDALPRDVALAVDPDPLQL, encoded by the coding sequence ATGGTGGAGGTGGTGGATGTCTGGCTCGAGGCGGGGCGTGATGGTCGCTCGTTCACTTACGCCGACTCCCTTGGGCTAGGGGTTGCGCCTGGTGATCTGGTGCGTGTTCCCCTTCGCGGTCGCTCGATGCAGGGGCTGGTGATTGCCCGCCGTCTTGCAACCTCGACCGATGCCGATCTCGGCGAGTCCCTTCAGGCGGTGCAAGCGCTGCTTCAGCCCGCTGCCGTCGACCCCGCCTGGAGGGATTGGTTGGATGCGATGGCGATCCGTTGTCACACCAGCCCCTTCCGCATGCTGAAGGCGGCTCTGCCTCCGGGCTGGCTTGGCCAGCGGGTCCAGCCCTCCTCGGCGGGGCGTCGGATCTGGTGGGTGGAGGCGTTGCCCCTGTCTGACGTGGGCCTACCCCCTCGCCAGGCTGCACTGCATGCGTTGCTGCTCGAGAGGGGTGGCGAATGGCAGCGTCAGCTGCAGCAGGAAGGTTTTGGCTCCCAGCTCATGCAGGCCTTGGAGCGCCGCGGAGCTGCCAGTCGTGAGCTGCGCCTGGCTCCAGCTGTCACCGCTGCCGCGACACCGCCGGCTGTTCCATTGGATCCCGAGTTGCCCCAAGTTCTCACTGAGGAACAGCAGCGGGTGCTGGAAGCCTTTGCTCCGCAGCCCGCCGGTGGCGGCATGCTCCTGTGGGGGATCACCGGTTCCGGCAAGACCGAGGTGTACCTCCAGCTGGTGGCCCGCGAGCTCGCAGCTGGTCGCCATGCCCTGGTCCTCACGCCGGAGATCGGTCTGATTCCTCAACTGGTGGATCGCTGTCGCCGCCGTTTTGGCTCGTCGGTTCTGGAGTATCACAGCGGCTGCAGCGACCGGGAACGCGTCAGCGCCTGGCGTCGCACTCTCGACACCGCCACGCCTCTCGTGGTGGTGGGGACTCGTTCGGCCGTGTTCCTGCCCCTGGATCCTCTGGGTCTGATCGTGCTTGATGAGGAGCACGACAGCTCCTACAAGCAGGAGTCCCCCATGCCCTGCTACCACGCCCGTGACCTGGCCCTCGAGCGGGTGCGTCGACTGGGGGGACGGGTGTTGCTCGGTAGCGCCACCCCCTCCCTCGAAACCTGGATTCAGCTGGAACCCCGGGGACCGCTGGCCCTGGCCCGTCTCAGCCGGCGGATCTCCAGTCAGCCACTCCCGCCGGTGCATGTCATTGATATGCGTCAGGAACTGCAGGATGGCCATCGACGCCTCCTCAGCCGCCCACTGATGGATCGACTGGCGCTCTTGCCAGAGCGTGGAGAGCAGGCGGTGGTCTTGGTGCCTCGACGCGGCTACAGCAGTTTTCTCAGCTGCCGCAGCTGTGGTGAGGTGGTGCAATGTCCCCACTGTGATGTGGCGCTGACCGTCCATGGCCAGCGCCCAGGTCGCCAGTGGCTGCGCTGCCACTGGTGTGACCATCGCGCTGAGATCACCAGTGCCTGCGGCCACTGCGGCTCCCTGGCGTTTAAGCCTTTCGGGGCTGGAACCCAGAGGGTTCTTGAACGCCTCTCTGAGGAACTCGAGGGCTTGAGGCTGTTGCGGTTCGACCGGGACACCACCGGGGGGCGTGACGGTCACCGGCGCCTGTTGGAGCGTTTTGCAGCCGGCGAGGCGGATGTGCTGGTTGGCACGCAGATGCTCGCCAAGGGAATGGATCTGCCTCGCGTGACCCTGGCGGCCGTTCTGGCTGCCGATGGCTTGCTCCACCGGCCTGATCTGCGCGCCGGTGAGCAGGCGCTCCAGCTGCTCCTTCAGCTCGCCGGTCGGGCCGGTCGTGGGGAGCGACCCGGCCAGGTGTTGGTGCAGACCTACACGCCTGATCATCCCGTGATCCGACATCTCGTGGATGGACGCTATGAGCGTTTTCTTGAGGAGGAGGAAGTCGTACGCCGTGAGGCGGCCCTGGTGCCTTTCAGTCGGGCCTGTCTCCTGCGCCTCTCGGGTGTGTCGGTGTCGGCCACGGCCACGGCTGCCAGCGTGCTCGCCGAGCGGCTTCGCCCCCTGTGTCAGGCCTCGGGTTGGCTGTTACTGGGACCAGCCCCAGCTCCCGTGGCCCGGGTGGCCGGACGCAGCCGCTGGCAGTTGCTCCTGCACGGTCCTTCCGGAACTGATCTGCCTCTGCCACCGGGATCGGCCCTTTGGGATGCCTTGCCCAGGGATGTGGCCCTTGCTGTTGATCCCGATCCCCTGCAGCTCTGA
- a CDS encoding DUF3153 domain-containing protein, translating to MSTPVAPAEAALERGDYGLCLQLLEPLVADCPITDPAGAQIRMLMVTAWMGQGQEEKALSTCRLLTRCRDNEVRTRAKQLLEVLEAPSLQRPARWSMQLPTLDLAPQMGERPRPIRRRRNQGPPPPPPPPTGPTTAATPGFAVVVLLVFIGLTVLLSGCGRLTADIGLPGPDRVQLGWTIDSGTSQPLPWQGRFARSLEALSPRWSASQPRGGSQHFQAPVLRSDEAQRLLQNTAAAAAAAAGLDLPAPQLELKERNWLIGVQQRLELSLDLQALKGLPLPELRVRLTPPAAGRHSQGSPQKPTIGDGALLWPLEAGQVNRLTLRIWRWSRLGLGALVVVVLLGVTLLLQRLRLNLGFGYPELPS from the coding sequence ATGAGCACGCCCGTAGCACCGGCGGAAGCCGCCCTTGAACGGGGGGACTATGGCCTGTGCCTGCAGCTGCTGGAGCCGCTGGTGGCCGATTGCCCGATCACGGATCCGGCCGGGGCCCAGATCCGGATGCTGATGGTGACGGCCTGGATGGGGCAGGGGCAGGAGGAGAAAGCCCTGAGCACCTGTCGCCTGCTGACTCGCTGCCGTGACAACGAGGTGCGCACCCGTGCCAAACAATTGTTGGAGGTGCTTGAGGCACCGAGCCTGCAGCGGCCGGCGCGGTGGTCGATGCAACTGCCAACCCTCGACTTGGCGCCGCAGATGGGGGAACGACCCCGCCCCATCCGTCGCCGCCGCAATCAGGGGCCACCACCGCCGCCGCCACCGCCGACCGGCCCCACCACAGCCGCCACGCCTGGATTCGCTGTCGTGGTGCTGCTGGTGTTCATCGGGCTGACCGTGCTGCTCAGTGGATGCGGACGCCTGACGGCGGACATCGGTCTGCCCGGTCCAGACCGAGTGCAGCTGGGATGGACGATCGACAGCGGCACCAGTCAGCCGCTTCCCTGGCAGGGCCGCTTCGCTCGAAGCCTGGAAGCACTGAGCCCCCGCTGGTCGGCCTCCCAGCCCCGGGGCGGTTCACAACACTTCCAGGCCCCCGTGCTTCGCAGCGACGAAGCGCAACGGCTGCTGCAGAACACGGCGGCGGCCGCCGCCGCCGCCGCGGGCCTTGATCTGCCTGCGCCTCAGCTGGAGCTCAAGGAGCGCAACTGGTTGATCGGGGTGCAGCAACGGCTGGAACTGAGCCTGGATCTACAAGCGCTGAAGGGGCTGCCGCTGCCCGAACTGCGCGTACGGCTGACGCCGCCAGCTGCGGGCCGCCACAGCCAGGGCAGCCCACAGAAGCCCACCATCGGCGACGGCGCACTGCTCTGGCCCCTTGAAGCAGGTCAGGTGAACCGGCTGACACTGCGGATCTGGCGCTGGAGCCGGCTGGGTCTCGGCGCCCTCGTCGTGGTGGTGCTGCTTGGGGTGACCCTGCTGCTCCAGCGTCTGCGCCTGAATCTGGGCTTTGGTTACCCGGAGCTGCCGTCCTGA